The DNA segment GCCCAACAAATTCAGGTGTAATCATAGATCGTCTTGACCACGTTTTTATCACCTTCTTTTTTTCGCCTTCATTCATAGCCTTAATTTTTTTTAATAATTTAACATCCACGAAAGGACCTTTTTTCAGAGAACGTGCCATCTTATTTCCTCCGATTCACAATATAAACGTTTGATTTCTTTTTCTTATTCCGGGTTTTGTAACCTTTTGTTGGTTTTCCCCATGGAGTAGTAGGATGACGACCTCCAGAAGATTTTCCCTCTCCTCCACCCATTGGATGGTCAACAGGATTCATAGCTACTCCACGGACTTTAGGACGACGCCCAAGCCATCTTGATCTACCAGCTTTCCCGGATACAATCTGCTCGTGAGATTTATTCCCAACCTCGCCTACTGTAGCTCTGCAATTACTTCGAACCATTCTTATTTCACTTGATGGAAGTTTCAGAGTTGTAAATTCTTTTTCATGTGCCATCACCTGAGCTGCCGCACCGGCACTTCGGACCATTTGTCCACCCCGCCCCGGCTCAAGCTCTACATTATGAACGAATAAACCTGTAGGCACATCTTTCAACAATAAACAATTTCCAATTCTCAAGGGTGCCTCTTCTCCGGATAAAAGTGAATCACCAACACGCAATCCGAAAGGCGAAAGAATATATCGTTTTTCTCCATCAGAGTAATGTAACAAGGCAATGTTTGCAGATCGATTTGGGTCGTATTCAATTGTGGCTACCTTAGCTGGAATACCATCTTTGTTTCGTTTAAAATCAATGATGCGATACCGTCTTTTATGACCACCACCACGATGACGAGCAGTAATCCTACCTTTATTATTTCTGCCACCGGTTTTTCTTAGATCGGCAGTAAGACTCTTCTCTGGTTTGGATGCAGTTAATTCTGCAAAATCTGAACGAGTCGAAAATCTGGTTCCAGGCGTATTGGGTTTTAGTGCGCGAACTCCCATTAGTCGGCCACCTCTCCTCTAAGAAGATCAATAGTAAACCCTTCGGCAAGGGTAATGACAGCACGTTTCCAATTGGATCGACGTCCGCGGGTGCGAATCACTCTGCCACCACTGCGAACTGACATCTGCTTATCCTTTCCTTTTCGATTCAATGTTGAAACTTTTAATACTTTTACATCAAATTGATCCTCAACTGCCCGTTTTATTTCCAATTTATTAGCATCCGGGTCAACCTGAAACGCATATTTCCGCTCGGTATCTTCAAGTCGGCTCATTTTCTCTGTAAATAAGGGACGAATTAAAATTTCATGAGACAGCTTCATTAGGCTTTTTCTCCCAGAGATTTATTCAAAATTTTAAGACCAGATTCTGTAAAAAGTAACGTATCGCTCTCAATGAAATCGTACGTACTGGCATAATCCGCTTTTACAACAAAAACGCCCGGTATATTGTTTGTAGCCAAAAGAAGGTTTTCTGAAACCTCTTCAGGCAGAATCAATACTTTTCGACCTTTGATATTTAAATCTGATAACATTTTGACCATATCTTTGGTTTTTGGTGATTCAAGTTTAAAATCTTCAACGACCATAATTCCTTTTTTCGAAGCCTTATCAGATAATACAGATTTCCGAGCAAGACGTTTTAACTTTTTGGGAAGTTTATGAGAATACGATCTTGGCTCAGGTCCGAAAACAGTACCGCCACCAACCCACAATGGCGACCTGATTGTACCCGCACGAGCACCGCCACGACCTTTTTGATTAAACGGTTTTCGTCCGCCCCCTCGCACGCGTGCTCGGTTTTTCGAACTACTGGTGCCTTGCCGATAATTAGTAAGTTCCGCTATCACAGCTTGATGTACTGCTGATTCATTTGGTTCAATACCAAAAATACCTTTATCAACTACGATGGATGATGAAGATTTATTTCCGTCAGATTTATAAATGGTCAGCTTCATATTTATTTTGAAATTGTGATATATCCATTTTTTCCACCTGGGACGGCACCCTTAACGGCAATTTGATTACTGTCAACATT comes from the Candidatus Neomarinimicrobiota bacterium genome and includes:
- the rplD gene encoding 50S ribosomal protein L4, with product MKLTIYKSDGNKSSSSIVVDKGIFGIEPNESAVHQAVIAELTNYRQGTSSSKNRARVRGGGRKPFNQKGRGGARAGTIRSPLWVGGGTVFGPEPRSYSHKLPKKLKRLARKSVLSDKASKKGIMVVEDFKLESPKTKDMVKMLSDLNIKGRKVLILPEEVSENLLLATNNIPGVFVVKADYASTYDFIESDTLLFTESGLKILNKSLGEKA
- the rplB gene encoding 50S ribosomal protein L2, yielding MGVRALKPNTPGTRFSTRSDFAELTASKPEKSLTADLRKTGGRNNKGRITARHRGGGHKRRYRIIDFKRNKDGIPAKVATIEYDPNRSANIALLHYSDGEKRYILSPFGLRVGDSLLSGEEAPLRIGNCLLLKDVPTGLFVHNVELEPGRGGQMVRSAGAAAQVMAHEKEFTTLKLPSSEIRMVRSNCRATVGEVGNKSHEQIVSGKAGRSRWLGRRPKVRGVAMNPVDHPMGGGEGKSSGGRHPTTPWGKPTKGYKTRNKKKKSNVYIVNRRK
- the rplW gene encoding 50S ribosomal protein L23 codes for the protein MKLSHEILIRPLFTEKMSRLEDTERKYAFQVDPDANKLEIKRAVEDQFDVKVLKVSTLNRKGKDKQMSVRSGGRVIRTRGRRSNWKRAVITLAEGFTIDLLRGEVAD
- the rpsS gene encoding 30S ribosomal protein S19 — translated: MARSLKKGPFVDVKLLKKIKAMNEGEKKKVIKTWSRRSMITPEFVGHTLAVHNGNKFIPVFIYENMVGHKLGEFAPTRIFRMHSGDRS